DNA from Molothrus aeneus isolate 106 unplaced genomic scaffold, BPBGC_Maene_1.0 scaffold_364, whole genome shotgun sequence:
CCtaaattttcctcatttttccctgattttttatttattttttgccaatttttccccaattttctgatttattttttccaatttttgcccaatttttccccaattttctgatttattttttccaatttttacccaatttcccccaatttttatattcatttttttccaatttttgcttaattttccccccaattttcaaatttattttttgccaatttttgcccaattttccccaatttttcaaggctttttttacccattttcccccaaattttcctcaatttttccccaattttcaaatttattttttgccaacttttccccccaaatttccccaatttttatatttattttcctccatttttagcccattttccccccaatttttacatttattttttgccaATTTTTGCCCATTTCCCCCcgaattttccccaattttccccaatttttacatttatttttcccccatttttgcccatttttccccaatttttatatttatttttcccccattttttgcccatttttcctcaatttttacatttattttttgcccatttcccccccaattttccccaattttcacatttattttttgctcattttttcccaatttttaaaggtttttttacccattttccccccaattttcctcaatttttgcccattttccccccaatttttcctcaatttttccccaattttcaaatttattttttgccaatttttccccccaaatttccccaatttttacatttattttttacccattttcccccaattttcctcaatttttgcccattttccccccaatttttcctcaatttccccccaatttttacatttattttttacccatttcccccccaattttccccatttttccccaattttcaaatttatttttgccaATTTTTGCCCATTTTCCCCCGAATTTTCCTCCTGagttttccccaatttcccgaattttccccaatttttacatttattttttgcccattttcccccccgaattttcccccattttttgcccatttcccccccaatttttctcaattttcccccattttcaccccgaattttccccaatttttccccattttcccccaatttttacatttattttccccatttttttgcccatttcccccccaattttcccccattttttgcccatttcccccccaatttttccccaaatttcccccaatttttccatttattttccccatttttcccccattttccccatttttaacccCTTCCTGACCTGCCTGTAGGCTGCAATCTGCCCCTCGTAGTCCCGGTTGTATTTCCTCAGTTTCTGcctcaaggagctcaaagcttTGGCGttgtttttgttcattttcttcttgCCCTCCTTGTCCTCCCAcagctgaggggaaaaaggggaaaaaatgagaaaaaaggaaaaaaaggagaaaaaatgacccaaaatggtgaaaattacaaaaaaaaggagaaaaaatgacccaaaaatgacaaaaaatgacaaaaaaatgacccaaaaatcataaaaaatggtgaaaatttaaaaaaaaataaaaggtggaaaatggtgaaaattacacaaaaaaaggagaaaaaatgacccaaaaatgacccaaaaatcacaaaaaaatgacccaaaagtcacaaaaaaatgacccaaaatggtgaaaattacaaaaaaaaagaaggagaaaaaatgacccaaaaatgacaaaaaatgacaaaaaaatgacccaaaatggtgaaaattacaaaaaaaaaaggacaaaaaatgacccaaaaatgacccaaaaatcacaaaaaaaggacccaaaatggagaaaaaatggtgaaaattaaaataataaagggGGGAAATTCCAaaaaaagaggacaaaaaatgacccaaaaatgacccaatatggagaaaaaatggtgaaaattaaaaaaataaagggggaaattccccaaaaaaaaggacccaaaaatgacccaaaaatcataaaaaaaagacccaaaatggagaaaaaatggtgaaaattaaaaaaataaagggggaaattcccccaaaaaaaaggacaaaaaatgacccaaaaatgacaaaaaatgacaaaaaaaagacccaaaatggagaaaaaatggtgaaaattaagaaaaataaaggggggaaattccccaaaaaaaaggacaaaaaatgacccaaaaatgatgaaaaatgacccaaaaatgacccaaagATCACaaaaaaatgacccaaaatggagaaaaaatggtgaaaattaaaaaaaataaaggggggaaattccccccaaaaaagcagaaaaatcagaaaaaaacctcaaattaaaattacaaaaaaaaggcaaaaaatggcaaaaaaaggagaaaaatcaggaaaaaaagggaataaaaatggccaaaaaattggagaaatactttaaaaatggttaaaaattctgtaaaaattattttaaaaatggtgaaaaaaagccaagaaaaatccgaaaaaatggcaaaaaaattgtaaaaaaaagcagaaaaaaatcagaaaaaactcaaattaaaattacaaaataattgggaaaaataaaaaaaaatctttaaaaattctgtaaaaattatttttaaaaatggtgaaaaaagccaagaaaaatccgaaaaaatggcaaaaaatcgcaaaaaaaaaatcaggaaaaatcacaaaaaaacccaataaaaattaattttaaaaaaatcaggaaaaatattaaaaagtgcttaaaaattctgtaaaaattatttctaaaattgataaaaaaaggaaagaaaaatctgaaaaaatggcaaaaaaattgcaaaaaaaaaggcaaaaaaatttgaaaaaaagcagaaaaaaagcagaaaaaatcccaataaaattaatttaaaaaatcaggaaaaatattttaaaaatccttatttttttaaaaaattatttttaaaaatggtgaaaaaagccaagaaaaatccgaaaaaatggcaaaaaattgcaaaaaaaattgaaaaaaagcagaaaaaaaatcagaaaaaaaatcccaataaaaattaatttaaaaaatcaggacaaatattgaaaaaatccttaaaaattctgtaaaaattattataaaatatggtgaaaaaaaggcaaaaaaaaatcggaaaaaggacaaaaaaatcagaaaaaaatcagaaaaaaagcccaattaaaaaaaaataaaaatttcgggaaaaatgtaaaaaaatccttaaaaattctgtaaaaatgattttttaaaatggtgaaaaaagccaagaaaaatccgaaaaaatggcaaaaaaattgaaaaaagcagaaaaaaatcagaaaaaaaatcccaataaaattaatttaaaaaatcaggaaaaatattttaaaaatccttatttttttaaaaaaattatttttaaaaatggtgaaaaaagccaagaaaatccgaaaaaatggcaaaaaaaaggcaaaaaaattgaaaaaaagcagaaaaaaatcagaaaaaaaatcccaataaaaattaatttaaaaaatcaggaaaaatactttaaaaatccttaatttttttaaaaaaattatttttaaaaacggtgaaaaaagccaagaaaaatctgaaaaaatggcaaaaaatggcaaaaaaaattgaaaaaaagcagaaaaaaatcccaataaaaattaatttaaaaaatcaggaaaaatattttttaaatccttaatttttttaaaattatttttaaaaatggtgaaaaaagccaagaaaaatccgaaaaaatggcaaaaaaaaggcaaaaaaaagcagaaaaaagccctaaaaatgTCAAATTTTCACTAGAATAAAGGTGGAAAAAAGCTCAAATTTCGGCCTGACccaaaatgtggatttttcagCCCAAATTTTCACCTCGTTGAGATAATCCTCGAGGTCTGCCAGGATCCTGAGGTAGAACCTGGGGACTCCATCCCGGTCCACGACGCCCTTGGCCTTGGCCCAGGCACGGCCCAGCAGCTCAAACTcctggggaaaaattggggaaaaatgggaaaaattgggaaatatTGGGGGGAAttgggaaattgggggaaattggggggaattggggggaaattgggggaaaattgggtggaaaaagggaaaaaattgggggagaaattgggaaaattggggggaaatgggggaaaattggggaaaaatggggggggaaatttggggggaaattgggggaaattgggaaaatattggggggaaatggggaaattgggggaaattgggggagattggggggaaattgggggaaattggggggaaattgggggagattggggggaaattgggggaaattggggggaaattggggggaattggggggaaattggggggaattggggggaaattggggggaaaaagggaaaaaattgggggagaaatggggaaaatggggaaaatggggggaaaaagggaaaaaattgggtgaaaaaaggggaaaaattgggtgagaaatgggaaaaatggggaaaatggggggaaattggggagaAAATTGggtggaaaaagggaaaaaattgggtgagaaatggggaaaatggggggaaaattggagggaattgggggaaattggggggaaatggggaaaattgggaaaattggggaaaattggggaaaaaggggaaattggggggaaatggggaaaaaattgggtgagaaatggggaaagtgggtgaaaaatgggggaaaattggggggaaaatggggaaaatgggtgagaaatggggaaattggggaaaattggggggaaattggggggaatggggggaaattggggggagaaatggggaaaatgggggaaaaatggggggaaaatggagggggaattggggggaaatgggtgagaaatggggaaaattggggggaaaaagggaaaaaattgggggagaaatggggaaaattgggaaaattggggggaaaatgggggggaaattgggaaaattgggggaaattgggaaatttgggaaaattgggaaatttggggggaattgggggaaattggggggaaagagggaaaaaattgggtgagaaatggggaaaatggaaaaaattgggtgagaaatgggaaaaatggggaaaattgggaaaaaagggggaaatggggggaaaatggggaaaatggggaaaattggggggaaattggggaaaatttggggaaaattggggaaaaaagggaaaaaattgggggagaaatggggaaaatgggggaaaaatggggaaattggggaaaaatgaggggaaattggggaaattggggaaaatggggagaaatgggTGAAAATTggataaaaatgggaaaaatggggaaaaaatgggaaaaatggggaaaattgggggaaaaatgggggaaaaatggggaaatgggggaaattggagggaaaatggggaaaaattgggaaaattggTGAGaatgggaaaattgggggaaaatgggaaaatggggaaaaatgggggaaaatggggggaaattggtTAAAATGGGgtgagaaatgggggaaaaataggggaaaaatgggaaaacttggggaaaatgggaaaaattgggggaaaatggggaaataggcgtgaaaaccaggaaaaatggggaattttggggtggaaattGAGGATCTTTGAGGGGAATTTTTAGGGTAAaattgaggatttttgg
Protein-coding regions in this window:
- the LOC136570787 gene encoding eukaryotic translation initiation factor 3 subunit C-like, with amino-acid sequence MKIRDVSRCLEEFELLGRAWAKAKGVVDRDGVPRFYLRILADLEDYLNELWEDKEGKKKMNKNNAKALSSLRQKLRKYNRDYEGQIAAYRQ